A region from the Benincasa hispida cultivar B227 chromosome 10, ASM972705v1, whole genome shotgun sequence genome encodes:
- the LOC120087922 gene encoding uncharacterized protein LOC120087922 isoform X2 produces MESQIGSLFDILLERTEQLIVNDSVGFADVIFKPNGNDYPLLKCLGIGGNSKMSYLMGNDFTSLEWLGLGRMMMLESLVPRDVTTNPFKKLKVIQIGTCEQLRNIFSFFIFEGLSNLQKIEVNYCNTMDEIVSVEIEDQNAIFESPLTTLHLEGLQKLTSFCTKPFIQQSPQTMIPFFDQRVSFPKLKYLSITRGDNLEMLWHNNGLIGSSFSQLVAIIIKGCNRLRCILPSNIVTALVCLDTLDIVGCELLERVFEIENPIFCDKKVVPLTFLRLRSLPNLKYVWSKDVNDVLAFPNLKNVDVTDCPKLRSIFPASFTKYFEQIESLTVDEQNEIFPVDEASELGQVVLFRSLRTFTMSCKLAMKESFWRISKFLQLESLTLIGSEDDKMITLPLKMTEVLYQRCANLKNLELRNLPKLMQVWNNINQMTTIKFFNLVDLEVYDCDGMINLFNLKNLVNLNSIKIFCCKGMTSIVAVEGEGEEEKSEIIIFIKLTEVYLRNLPTLASFYSGKCRLKFPLLKMLDIEECNEMETFSNGIDDKVSVLPAPDPKPFFTHKK; encoded by the exons ATGGAATCGCAGATTGGTTCTTTATTTGACATATTATTAGAAAGAACCGAACAGTTGATTGTAAATGATTCCGTAGGTTTTGCAGATGTTATTTTCAAACCAAATGGAAATGATTATCCTCTGTTGAAATGTCTTGGGATTGGTGGAAATTCAAAAATGTCATATCTAATGGGAAATGACTTTACTTCTTTGGAGTGGTTGGGTCTTGGTAGAATGATGATGTTGGAGAGTCTAGTTCCAAGGGATGTTACGACAAACCCTTTCAAAAAGCTTAAAGTCATACAAATAGGAACTTGCGAGCAGCTCAGGAATATTTTCTCATTCTTTATTTTTGAAGGCCTTTCAAATCTTCAAAAGATTGAGGTCAATTATTGTAATACGATGGATGAGATTGTATCAGTAGAAATTGAAGACCAGAATGCCATTTTTGAATCTCCTTTGACAACTTTACATCTTGAGGGTCTGCAAAAACTTACAAGTTTCTGCACTAAACCATTCATCCAACAAAGTCCACAAACTATGATTCCCTTCTTTGATCAACGG GTTTCATTTCctaaattgaagtatttatcaATTACGAGAGGGGACAATTTGGAGATGTTATGGCATAATAATGGGCTGATTGGAAGTTCCTTTAGTCAACTTGTAGCAATAATTATTAAAGGTTGCAACAGGTTGAGATGCATTCTTCCTTCGAATATAGTGACGGCACTTGTTTGTTTAGATACATTGGATATTGTTGGTTGTGAGTTATTAGAAAGggtatttgaaattgaaaacccCATCTTTTGTGATAAAAAAGTAGTGCCATTGACATTCTTACGTTTACGTAGTCTACCAAATTTGAAGTACGTGTGGAGCAAAGATGTTAATGATGTTTTGGCATTTCCAAATCTAAAGAATGTCGATGTTACTGATTGTCCTAAGTTGAGAAGTATTTTTCCAGCTTCCTTCACCAAATATTTTGAACAAATTGAAAGCTTAACAGTGGATGAGCAAAATGAAATATTTCCGGTGGATGAAGCATCAGAGTTGGGACAG GTTGTGTTGTTTCGGAGCTTGAGAACATTCACAATGTCTTGTAAGCTAGCAATGAAGGAGAGTTTTTGGCGGATATCAAAGTTTCTTCAACTCGAAAGTCTTACATTGATTGGGTCTGAAGATGATAAAATGATTACTTTGCCATTGAAGATGACTGAAGTTTTGTACCAAAGATGTGCAAATTTGAAGAACTTAGAATTGCGTAATCTTCCTAAGCTTATGCAAGTGTGGAATAACATCAATCAAATGACCACCATCAAATTCTTCAACTTGGTTGATCTTGAAGTTTATGATTGCGATGGaatgataaatttgtttaaccttaaaaatctggtgaatctcaatagcattaaaatattttgttgtAAAGGAATGACATCCATAGTTGCGgtagaaggagaaggagaagaagaaaagagtgaaataattatatttatcaaaCTAACTGAAGTCTATTTACGTAATTTACCAACACTAGCCAGCTTTTACTCTGGAAAATGCAGGCTTAAGTTTCCTTTGTTGAAGATGTTGGACATAGAAGAATGCAATGAAATGGAAACATTTTCAAATGGAATAGACGATAAAGTCTCAGTATTACCAGCACCCGATCCAAAACCCTTTTTCACTCACAAG AAGTAG
- the LOC120087924 gene encoding probable disease resistance protein At4g27220 has protein sequence MVNNILELINRRKNFVEVGCPAPLPDTKNTILPEGYQVLGSKKSLAEQIKGALEKPEVNKVGVYGMGGVEKTCLLNEVKKLVLENKLFDRVIDVVVGQSNDIMQMQQQIGDILNKEMPKSKEGRASFLRNMLVEMKGNILIVFDDLWKEYDLIKEVGIPLSKEGCKVLITSRDENILTNNMINGNDCFEVTCLNKKVSWTFFKTIIDYQFNTVDMEIVAKEVVRECGGLPLALDTIAKALKEKPIDCWKDALTKLKNSIPMNIKGVTDKVYASLKLSYDYLDGEEAKLLFLICSVFPDDYYISTKDLQVYAMGMRLLKGINTWGDARNSIIKLLDHLTSSSLLQL, from the coding sequence atggTGAATAATATCCTTGAACTCATAAACAGAAGAAAGAACTTTGTGGAAGTTGGTTGTCCTGCACCTTTACCAGATACTAAGAATACAATCCTTCCCGAAGGCTATCAAGttttaggatcaaagaagtcATTGGCGGAACAAATTAAGGGTGCACTTGAAAAGCCCGAGGTCAATAAGGTTGGGGTATATGGTATGGGAGGTGTTGAAAAAACCTGTTTGCTCAACGAAGTTAAGAAATTGGTGTTAGAAAACAAATTATTTGATCGAGTGATTGATGTTGTTGTAGGCCAATCTAATGATATAATGCAGATGCAACAACAAATTGGAGATATCCTGAATAAAGAAATGCCGAAGAGTAAGGAGGGAAGAGCATCCTTTCTACGAAATATGTTGGTGGAAATGAAAGGTAATATCCTCattgtatttgatgatttgtggAAGGAATATGATCTTATAAAAGAGGTTGGAATTCCATTAAGTAAAGAAGGATGTAAGGTACTTATCACAAGTCgagatgaaaatattttaaccaATAACATGATCAATGGAAATGATTGTTTTGAGGTGACTTGTCTGAACAAAAAAGTGTCTTGGACGTTTTTCAAAACAATAATTGATTATCAGTTTAATACAGTTGATATGGAAATTGTTGCAAAAGAGGTGGTAAGAGAATGTGGAGGATTACCACTTGCACTTGATACCATTGCAAAAGCATTGAAAGAGAAACCAATAGATTGTTGGAAGGATGctttaactaaattgaaaaattcCATTCCAATGAATATTAAAGGTGTGACTGATAAAGTCTATGCTTCACTTAAATTGAGTTATGATTATTTGGATGGAGAAGAAGCCAAGTTACTGTTTCTAATTTGCAGTGTATTTCCAGATGATTATTACATTTCTACCAAAGATTTGCAAGTATATGCAATGGGTATGAGATTGTTGAAAGGGATAAATACTTGGGGCGACGCAAGAAACAGTATAATTAAATTGCTTGACCATCTTACATCTTCTTCTTTACTTCAACTCTAA
- the LOC120087922 gene encoding uncharacterized protein LOC120087922 isoform X1, with amino-acid sequence MESQIGSLFDILLERTEQLIVNDSVGFADVIFKPNGNDYPLLKCLGIGGNSKMSYLMGNDFTSLEWLGLGRMMMLESLVPRDVTTNPFKKLKVIQIGTCEQLRNIFSFFIFEGLSNLQKIEVNYCNTMDEIVSVEIEDQNAIFESPLTTLHLEGLQKLTSFCTKPFIQQSPQTMIPFFDQRVSFPKLKYLSITRGDNLEMLWHNNGLIGSSFSQLVAIIIKGCNRLRCILPSNIVTALVCLDTLDIVGCELLERVFEIENPIFCDKKVVPLTFLRLRSLPNLKYVWSKDVNDVLAFPNLKNVDVTDCPKLRSIFPASFTKYFEQIESLTVDEQNEIFPVDEASELGQVVLFRSLRTFTMSCKLAMKESFWRISKFLQLESLTLIGSEDDKMITLPLKMTEVLYQRCANLKNLELRNLPKLMQVWNNINQMTTIKFFNLVDLEVYDCDGMINLFNLKNLVNLNSIKIFCCKGMTSIVAVEGEGEEEKSEIIIFIKLTEVYLRNLPTLASFYSGKCRLKFPLLKMLDIEECNEMETFSNGIDDKVSVLPAPDPKPFFTHKVSCPENLSIMGGNNLEMLWHNNAPITSSFYKLQSIIIRDCNKLRCMFPSNIVTSFVFLNTLCIFSCELLERIFDIEKLSSGDTEVVPLPLARIILKGLPNLKYVWSNDVGEVLAFPNIKEVDVTVCPKLSSIFPASFTKYIEQIERLIVNVQNEIFVVDEATMLGKVVLFQSLRILTMTCKQGWS; translated from the exons ATGGAATCGCAGATTGGTTCTTTATTTGACATATTATTAGAAAGAACCGAACAGTTGATTGTAAATGATTCCGTAGGTTTTGCAGATGTTATTTTCAAACCAAATGGAAATGATTATCCTCTGTTGAAATGTCTTGGGATTGGTGGAAATTCAAAAATGTCATATCTAATGGGAAATGACTTTACTTCTTTGGAGTGGTTGGGTCTTGGTAGAATGATGATGTTGGAGAGTCTAGTTCCAAGGGATGTTACGACAAACCCTTTCAAAAAGCTTAAAGTCATACAAATAGGAACTTGCGAGCAGCTCAGGAATATTTTCTCATTCTTTATTTTTGAAGGCCTTTCAAATCTTCAAAAGATTGAGGTCAATTATTGTAATACGATGGATGAGATTGTATCAGTAGAAATTGAAGACCAGAATGCCATTTTTGAATCTCCTTTGACAACTTTACATCTTGAGGGTCTGCAAAAACTTACAAGTTTCTGCACTAAACCATTCATCCAACAAAGTCCACAAACTATGATTCCCTTCTTTGATCAACGG GTTTCATTTCctaaattgaagtatttatcaATTACGAGAGGGGACAATTTGGAGATGTTATGGCATAATAATGGGCTGATTGGAAGTTCCTTTAGTCAACTTGTAGCAATAATTATTAAAGGTTGCAACAGGTTGAGATGCATTCTTCCTTCGAATATAGTGACGGCACTTGTTTGTTTAGATACATTGGATATTGTTGGTTGTGAGTTATTAGAAAGggtatttgaaattgaaaacccCATCTTTTGTGATAAAAAAGTAGTGCCATTGACATTCTTACGTTTACGTAGTCTACCAAATTTGAAGTACGTGTGGAGCAAAGATGTTAATGATGTTTTGGCATTTCCAAATCTAAAGAATGTCGATGTTACTGATTGTCCTAAGTTGAGAAGTATTTTTCCAGCTTCCTTCACCAAATATTTTGAACAAATTGAAAGCTTAACAGTGGATGAGCAAAATGAAATATTTCCGGTGGATGAAGCATCAGAGTTGGGACAG GTTGTGTTGTTTCGGAGCTTGAGAACATTCACAATGTCTTGTAAGCTAGCAATGAAGGAGAGTTTTTGGCGGATATCAAAGTTTCTTCAACTCGAAAGTCTTACATTGATTGGGTCTGAAGATGATAAAATGATTACTTTGCCATTGAAGATGACTGAAGTTTTGTACCAAAGATGTGCAAATTTGAAGAACTTAGAATTGCGTAATCTTCCTAAGCTTATGCAAGTGTGGAATAACATCAATCAAATGACCACCATCAAATTCTTCAACTTGGTTGATCTTGAAGTTTATGATTGCGATGGaatgataaatttgtttaaccttaaaaatctggtgaatctcaatagcattaaaatattttgttgtAAAGGAATGACATCCATAGTTGCGgtagaaggagaaggagaagaagaaaagagtgaaataattatatttatcaaaCTAACTGAAGTCTATTTACGTAATTTACCAACACTAGCCAGCTTTTACTCTGGAAAATGCAGGCTTAAGTTTCCTTTGTTGAAGATGTTGGACATAGAAGAATGCAATGAAATGGAAACATTTTCAAATGGAATAGACGATAAAGTCTCAGTATTACCAGCACCCGATCCAAAACCCTTTTTCACTCACAAG GTTTCATGTCCGGAGAACTTATCGATTATGGGAGGAAACAATTTGGAAATGTTATGGCATAATAATGCGCCGATTACAAGTTCTTTTTATAAACTTCAATCGATAATTATTAGAGATTGCAACAAGTTGAGATGCATGTTTCCTTCGAATATAGTGACATCATTTGTGTTTTTAAATACATTGTGCATCTTTTCTTGTGAGTTATTAGAAAGAATATTTGACATTGAAAAGCTGAGTTCTGGTGATACAGAAGTAGTTCCACTTCCATTGGCAAGAATAATTCTAAAGGGTCTACCGAATTTAAAATACGTGTGGAGCAATGATGTTGGTGAGGTTTTGGCATTTCCAAATATAAAGGAAGTCGATGTTACTGTTTGTCCTAAGTTGAGCAGTATTTTTCCAGCTTCCTTCACCAAATATATTGAGCAAATCGAAAGGTTAATAGTGAACGTGCAAAACGAAATATTTGTAGTGGACGAAGCAACAATGTTGGGAAAG GTTGTATTGTTCCAAAGCTTGAGAATATTGACAATGACTTGTAAGCAGGGTTGGTCGTGA